In a single window of the Eshraghiella crossota genome:
- a CDS encoding Maff2 family mobile element protein, whose product MAGGGVALIGTTLVPLLSGLF is encoded by the coding sequence ATGGCAGGAGGCGGTGTAGCCCTTATCGGTACCACACTTGTGCCGTTGCTTTCAGGTCTTTTCTAA